In Mongoliitalea daihaiensis, one DNA window encodes the following:
- a CDS encoding DUF427 domain-containing protein, with translation MKAIWNNQIIAESNQTLQVEGNHYFPADAIKQEFFKTSDTHTTCPWKGVASYYHVEVDGKVNKDAAWYYPDTKPAAREIKNYVAFWKGVEVKP, from the coding sequence ATGAAAGCAATCTGGAATAATCAAATAATCGCTGAAAGTAACCAAACGCTTCAAGTGGAAGGGAATCATTATTTTCCAGCAGATGCTATTAAGCAGGAGTTTTTCAAAACATCCGATACACATACTACTTGTCCTTGGAAAGGAGTAGCATCGTATTATCATGTGGAAGTAGACGGTAAAGTGAATAAAGATGCTGCTTGGTACTATCCTGACACGAAGCCTGCCGCTAGGGAAATAAAAAATTATGTAGCTTTTTGGAAAGGGGTGGAGGTGAAGCCTTAA
- a CDS encoding helix-turn-helix domain-containing protein — protein MEYLYNEKKLGASFILVSGQAIHEKLNGSSRFLKFLWNKGTEEINIKVNHFQVSIKPNHVACTTYHQEVRIPHDSKDLVVLLFNREFYCIHTFDQEVSCNGLLFFGSDFTPILQLDPDETEKLSNLLQVLQQEFIIHDVNQEEMLRILLKRFIIRLTRLARKQLLKNSEKQEEIDLVRSFNVLVEEHYKEKKSVAEYAELLHKSPKTLSNVFSKVSHTSPLQVIHERIATEAKRLLIYTELPIKSIGYELGYEEYPQFSKFFKKTTGMSPVDFRSSGIGLPSRN, from the coding sequence ATGGAATACCTCTACAATGAAAAGAAGCTTGGTGCCAGCTTTATACTCGTGTCCGGTCAAGCAATCCATGAAAAATTGAATGGCTCATCGAGATTTTTGAAATTCCTATGGAACAAAGGCACAGAAGAAATTAATATTAAGGTCAATCATTTTCAAGTATCCATCAAACCCAATCATGTCGCGTGCACTACCTACCATCAGGAAGTGAGAATTCCACATGATTCAAAAGATCTGGTTGTACTTTTATTCAATCGGGAGTTTTATTGCATACATACCTTTGACCAAGAAGTTTCTTGCAATGGACTGCTCTTTTTTGGTTCAGACTTCACTCCAATCTTACAGCTTGATCCTGATGAAACTGAAAAACTAAGCAATTTGCTTCAGGTGTTACAACAAGAATTTATCATCCATGATGTCAATCAGGAAGAAATGCTCAGGATTCTGCTAAAAAGATTCATTATACGCCTGACGAGGTTGGCGCGCAAGCAGTTACTTAAAAACTCAGAAAAACAGGAAGAAATTGATTTGGTTAGGTCTTTCAATGTTTTGGTTGAGGAGCATTACAAAGAAAAGAAGTCTGTAGCTGAATATGCCGAATTGTTACATAAATCTCCGAAAACGCTTTCGAATGTATTTTCAAAAGTAAGTCATACATCGCCTTTACAGGTGATCCATGAAAGAATAGCGACTGAGGCCAAGCGATTGCTGATCTACACAGAGTTACCGATAAAGTCGATAGGATATGAATTGGGGTATGAAGAATATCCTCAGTTTAGTAAATTCTTCAAAAAGACTACGGGCATGAGTCCTGTAGATTTCAGAAGTTCCGGGATTGGCTTACCATCAAGGAATTAA
- a CDS encoding AraC family transcriptional regulator: protein MADLLQFNDASYFVKFFKKHTGETPHQFRGRYFG, encoded by the coding sequence ATCGCCGATTTACTTCAATTTAACGATGCCTCCTACTTCGTTAAGTTCTTTAAAAAACATACTGGCGAAACCCCTCATCAGTTTAGGGGGAGGTATTTTGGATAA
- a CDS encoding potassium channel family protein: MKYIVVGLGNFGGHLAARLTSYGHEVIGIDASEDKVEAVKDKITHAIAMDATDIHAVKNLPCKEADAVIIAIGEDFGASIMVTALFKQLQIKRLISRSINKVHETVIQAIGVDEILHPEEDSAERMAKSLQMKGVIDSLDVSDNYNIIEVKAPQRYVGLTIAETKIRQDYNINILTLIKMEEKPNIFGVKSKSKKVTGVVTADTKIEAGDILLLFGHIKDIQEILSLED; this comes from the coding sequence ATGAAGTACATCGTTGTAGGATTAGGGAATTTTGGTGGGCACTTGGCTGCAAGATTAACCAGTTATGGACACGAAGTGATTGGGATAGATGCCAGTGAAGATAAAGTTGAGGCTGTCAAAGACAAAATCACACATGCGATCGCCATGGATGCAACCGACATCCACGCAGTTAAGAATCTTCCCTGCAAAGAAGCAGATGCTGTTATCATTGCAATTGGGGAGGATTTTGGGGCATCCATCATGGTAACTGCACTTTTCAAGCAACTACAGATCAAGCGATTGATTTCCCGCTCCATTAATAAAGTGCATGAAACGGTCATACAGGCTATCGGGGTAGATGAAATCCTGCATCCGGAAGAAGACTCTGCCGAGCGAATGGCTAAAAGTCTCCAAATGAAAGGAGTCATTGACTCTTTAGATGTATCGGACAACTACAATATCATCGAAGTAAAAGCCCCTCAACGGTATGTAGGCCTCACGATTGCAGAGACAAAAATCAGGCAGGATTATAACATTAACATTTTGACCCTCATCAAGATGGAAGAAAAACCCAATATTTTTGGGGTAAAATCAAAAAGCAAGAAAGTAACCGGGGTGGTAACAGCCGATACCAAAATTGAGGCAGGGGATATTCTGCTATTGTTTGGTCACATCAAGGATATCCAGGAGATATTGAGTTTGGAGGATTGA
- a CDS encoding SulP family inorganic anion transporter has translation MTQMFYRLFKPTQANLKDEVLSGLTVALALVPEAVAFSLIAGVSPLIGLYTAFIIGLITSILGGRPGMISGATGAIAVVVVALVVSHGVEYLFAAVVLMGLIQIAVGLLKLGKLIRLVPHPVMFGFVNGLAIVIGMAQFEQFKFTTAAGTVEWMTGNPLYLMIGLVALTMVIIKFLPKVTTAVPSALVAILTISLVVIFGGIDTRTVGDLASISGGLPEFHIPMVPFNWETFMIILPYAAIMAGVGLIESLLTLTLIDEITETRGHGNKECVAQGVANLTTGFFGGMGGCAMIGQSLINVNAGGRSRISGIVASVGLLIFILFLSSYIEMIPMAALVGLMFMVAIGTFEWASLKVFRKVPFHDVLVMVVVTLVTVFLHNLALAVLVGVIISALVFAWQNAKMIRTRKHIDENGVKHYEVFGPLFFASAMTFGQKFDPITDPEEIIIDFAESRIVDHSGIDAIHKVTERYHKMGKTVYIRHLDSSSKVLLNKAEKIINVNYTDDDPSFKIVFDEEKTMV, from the coding sequence ATGACACAGATGTTTTACCGCCTGTTCAAACCGACACAGGCAAATCTGAAAGACGAAGTATTATCAGGCTTGACTGTAGCCTTGGCTTTGGTGCCAGAAGCAGTAGCTTTTTCTTTAATTGCTGGAGTAAGCCCCTTGATCGGTTTATACACGGCATTTATTATCGGTTTAATTACCTCTATTTTGGGTGGTAGACCCGGAATGATTTCCGGTGCTACGGGTGCTATTGCAGTGGTAGTAGTAGCCTTAGTAGTATCTCATGGGGTGGAATACCTTTTTGCAGCCGTCGTTTTAATGGGCCTGATTCAAATTGCAGTAGGGCTTTTAAAATTAGGTAAGCTGATACGCCTTGTTCCGCATCCGGTGATGTTCGGATTTGTAAATGGTCTGGCTATCGTCATTGGAATGGCCCAGTTTGAGCAATTCAAATTTACCACAGCGGCCGGCACAGTGGAGTGGATGACTGGAAATCCATTATATCTAATGATAGGATTGGTAGCTTTGACCATGGTCATCATCAAGTTTCTACCCAAAGTAACTACAGCGGTTCCTTCTGCATTGGTTGCTATCCTGACCATCTCTTTGGTTGTAATTTTTGGAGGAATAGATACCCGAACAGTAGGCGATTTGGCCTCTATCAGTGGTGGATTGCCTGAATTTCATATTCCGATGGTTCCATTCAATTGGGAAACTTTTATGATTATACTTCCCTATGCTGCTATTATGGCTGGGGTTGGTCTGATTGAGAGTTTGCTAACCTTGACTTTAATCGATGAAATCACCGAAACCAGAGGACATGGAAATAAAGAGTGTGTTGCGCAGGGTGTCGCTAACCTGACTACTGGATTCTTCGGTGGCATGGGAGGTTGTGCCATGATAGGACAATCTTTGATTAATGTGAATGCCGGAGGTCGTAGCCGGATTTCGGGGATTGTGGCATCTGTAGGGTTATTAATCTTTATCCTATTTCTTTCCAGCTACATTGAAATGATCCCTATGGCAGCATTGGTTGGCTTGATGTTTATGGTGGCTATCGGAACTTTTGAATGGGCTTCCTTGAAAGTATTCAGAAAAGTACCTTTTCATGATGTCTTAGTAATGGTAGTAGTTACCTTAGTGACAGTCTTCTTACATAACCTTGCCTTGGCAGTGCTGGTAGGGGTGATTATTTCAGCCTTGGTATTTGCCTGGCAAAATGCCAAAATGATCCGCACAAGAAAGCATATTGATGAAAACGGAGTGAAACATTACGAAGTATTCGGACCCTTATTTTTTGCTTCAGCGATGACTTTCGGGCAGAAGTTTGACCCAATCACAGACCCGGAAGAAATCATCATTGACTTTGCAGAAAGTAGAATCGTCGATCACTCAGGTATCGATGCTATTCATAAAGTAACCGAGCGCTACCATAAAATGGGGAAAACCGTTTATATCCGACACTTGGATAGTTCTAGTAAAGTCCTTTTGAACAAAGCAGAAAAGATCATCAATGTTAATTATACCGACGATGATCCTTCTTTCAAGATTGTATTTGATGAAGAAAAAACGATGGTGTAG
- a CDS encoding carboxymuconolactone decarboxylase family protein, which yields MTTQTKRFEVPTLENVSEKNRGILTAIKEKVGMVPNIYATYALSAHALERYITFANAKSSFNNKEKEVINLVVSQVNGCSYCQAAHTAIGKMNGFTDEQIILLRKGSAPFDTKFDALVKTAKAIAENKGKVNDDTLDTFFNAGYNKENFIDLIVNVGEKTITNFLHNATEIPVDFPAAPQL from the coding sequence ATGACTACTCAAACAAAAAGATTCGAAGTACCTACCTTAGAAAATGTATCCGAAAAAAACCGAGGAATCTTAACTGCTATCAAAGAAAAGGTAGGAATGGTTCCGAATATCTATGCGACTTATGCACTTTCTGCTCATGCATTGGAGCGATATATAACATTTGCCAATGCCAAATCGAGCTTTAACAACAAAGAGAAAGAGGTGATCAACCTTGTCGTGTCACAGGTCAACGGCTGTTCTTATTGCCAAGCGGCACACACTGCCATAGGAAAAATGAACGGCTTCACTGACGAGCAAATCATCCTCTTGAGAAAGGGTTCTGCTCCGTTTGATACCAAATTTGACGCATTGGTGAAGACAGCCAAAGCAATTGCTGAGAATAAAGGCAAAGTAAATGATGATACGCTAGATACTTTTTTCAATGCAGGCTATAACAAAGAAAATTTCATTGATTTAATCGTAAATGTAGGAGAGAAAACCATCACTAATTTTCTACACAATGCGACGGAAATTCCGGTAGATTTCCCAGCAGCACCACAATTGTAA
- a CDS encoding energy transducer TonB: MRNIFIFLVGILISFQSIGQTTIYLNEYRVPIQPNPTSPASFFMIKTGNELSELILTFTTDTVTVLQKRVDKNEQGIATKKIDTEYTNDGALTTRTTKDLLTSTTTIETYFTDGILKSKKVTKSGTLIEEQYYDQDGQVLPKPTLTMPLPKGDMQGWFEYLNKNMKMPNEVKYSGLNETVYVKFEIDTEGAIKNIQVYNPEEVHPSISKEAVRLLLKYPHRWKPGTSNGENAVMDMILPLRFKYGN; this comes from the coding sequence ATGCGTAACATTTTCATCTTTCTAGTTGGCATCCTTATCAGTTTCCAAAGCATAGGACAGACTACCATCTATTTGAACGAATACCGAGTTCCCATCCAACCAAATCCAACATCCCCTGCCAGTTTTTTTATGATAAAAACCGGCAATGAACTTTCAGAACTGATCCTTACATTCACTACCGATACGGTTACGGTACTACAAAAAAGGGTAGATAAAAACGAACAAGGAATAGCCACCAAAAAAATTGATACCGAATACACCAACGATGGAGCGCTCACCACTCGAACAACAAAAGATTTACTGACTTCCACCACCACTATAGAAACCTACTTTACCGATGGCATACTAAAAAGTAAAAAAGTAACGAAATCCGGAACACTCATCGAAGAGCAGTATTACGACCAAGATGGACAGGTCCTTCCCAAACCTACTTTAACCATGCCTTTACCTAAAGGGGACATGCAAGGTTGGTTTGAATATTTGAATAAAAACATGAAAATGCCTAATGAAGTCAAATATTCAGGATTAAATGAAACCGTGTATGTGAAATTTGAGATTGATACCGAAGGTGCGATAAAAAATATTCAAGTGTATAACCCGGAGGAAGTTCACCCATCTATTTCCAAAGAGGCAGTTCGTCTGCTCTTGAAATACCCCCATCGCTGGAAACCTGGCACTAGCAATGGAGAAAACGCTGTGATGGATATGATTCTTCCCTTACGATTTAAGTATGGGAATTAG
- the egtD gene encoding L-histidine N(alpha)-methyltransferase, with protein MNQFYEDVIHGLTSGQKSLPSKYFYDERGSKIFQEIMALEEYYLPECEVEILQNRSTEILSEIPFESLDIIELGAGDGSKTVIFLKEAMKAIKHLNYIPMDISPEILEVNKALVSQKLPGLNVEAVAGDYLETISLLKERKNPRLLLFMGSNIGNFPGEKALGFIQFINDFLRPGDFFLMGVDLKKNPHIIRAAYNDSEGVTKKFNLNLLGRINRELGANFDVEAFEHYGVYNPLTGSALSFLVSLQAQRISIGDISINFDRYETIHTEISQKYSLKELDTIAAKTGFSWERHFTDEKIYFSLSLMRK; from the coding sequence ATGAACCAATTTTATGAGGATGTCATCCATGGGTTGACATCAGGACAAAAATCACTCCCTTCCAAGTACTTCTATGATGAAAGAGGATCCAAAATTTTCCAAGAAATCATGGCTTTGGAAGAATATTATCTCCCAGAATGTGAAGTAGAAATCTTGCAAAACAGATCCACCGAAATTCTTTCCGAAATCCCTTTTGAGTCTTTGGATATTATTGAGCTGGGTGCAGGCGATGGTTCTAAAACGGTCATCTTTTTGAAAGAGGCTATGAAAGCGATCAAGCATCTAAACTATATTCCCATGGATATATCTCCTGAAATCCTAGAAGTGAATAAGGCTTTGGTATCTCAAAAATTACCGGGATTAAATGTTGAGGCAGTGGCAGGAGATTATTTAGAAACCATATCCCTTTTAAAAGAACGGAAAAATCCCCGATTGCTTCTTTTTATGGGAAGTAATATTGGAAATTTTCCAGGGGAAAAAGCCTTAGGGTTTATTCAGTTTATCAATGATTTTTTAAGACCAGGAGACTTTTTTTTGATGGGTGTAGATTTGAAAAAGAACCCTCACATCATTCGGGCAGCATACAACGACAGCGAAGGAGTGACCAAAAAATTCAATCTCAATTTACTGGGAAGAATCAACAGAGAATTGGGCGCTAATTTTGACGTGGAAGCCTTTGAGCATTATGGGGTATACAACCCTTTGACTGGTTCAGCCTTAAGTTTTTTGGTGAGTTTACAAGCTCAACGGATTAGTATTGGAGATATTTCAATCAACTTCGACCGCTATGAAACCATTCACACTGAAATATCCCAAAAGTACAGTTTGAAGGAGCTCGACACCATTGCGGCGAAAACTGGATTTTCTTGGGAACGACATTTTACTGACGAAAAAATTTATTTCTCGCTGAGTTTGATGAGGAAATGA
- the egtB gene encoding ergothioneine biosynthesis protein EgtB: MNRVKELKKRFELCRNYSGNICKPLEIEDYVPQPMIDVSPPKWHLGHTTWFFEAFVLEKYCSGYVLYHEDFSYLFNSYYNNAGDRVLRPNRGLMSRPPVREVMAYREYVTGQMLAFLDTGPAEEILDIIEIGINHEQQHQELLMYDIKYILGNQPTFPIYGEGFGVVQENRKGFQRIEEGLHSIGASGQGFCFDNELGQHQVFLPSFEIAENLVTNGEYMAFMEDGGYLDFNCWLSEGWDFILREKIVAPLYWHKKNGDWFHYTLKGFEKVDQSLPVQHVSFYEAQAFAEWSCMRLPTEFEWEVAADKLKWGQLWEWTYSAYLPYPGFQKAPGALGEYNGKFMSNQNVLRGASVATPEGHSRKTYRNFFHASCRWLFSGIRLVK, translated from the coding sequence ATGAATAGAGTAAAGGAACTTAAAAAGAGGTTTGAATTGTGTAGAAACTATTCAGGCAATATCTGCAAGCCTCTGGAAATTGAAGATTACGTCCCTCAGCCTATGATTGACGTTTCCCCGCCTAAATGGCATTTGGGTCATACCACTTGGTTTTTTGAGGCATTTGTTTTGGAAAAATATTGTTCAGGTTACGTTCTGTATCATGAGGATTTTTCTTATTTGTTTAACAGTTATTACAATAATGCAGGCGACAGGGTGCTTCGACCCAACAGAGGTTTGATGAGTAGACCTCCCGTTCGGGAAGTGATGGCCTATCGGGAATATGTTACAGGGCAAATGTTGGCATTCTTGGATACCGGGCCCGCTGAAGAAATTTTGGATATCATCGAAATAGGAATCAACCATGAGCAGCAACATCAAGAGCTTTTGATGTACGATATCAAATACATTCTTGGGAATCAGCCTACTTTTCCTATTTATGGGGAAGGGTTTGGAGTAGTGCAAGAAAATAGAAAAGGATTCCAACGGATAGAAGAGGGCTTACATAGCATAGGAGCATCTGGACAAGGATTTTGTTTTGACAATGAACTGGGGCAGCATCAGGTTTTCCTTCCATCCTTTGAAATTGCTGAAAATTTAGTAACCAATGGAGAGTACATGGCATTCATGGAGGATGGTGGGTATTTGGACTTCAATTGCTGGCTTTCGGAAGGCTGGGATTTTATTTTACGGGAAAAAATAGTAGCACCCCTCTACTGGCACAAAAAAAATGGAGATTGGTTCCACTATACACTCAAAGGCTTCGAAAAAGTGGATCAGTCCTTACCGGTACAGCATGTGAGTTTCTATGAGGCACAAGCTTTTGCTGAATGGAGCTGCATGAGGCTGCCTACGGAATTTGAGTGGGAAGTAGCTGCTGATAAGCTCAAGTGGGGACAGCTTTGGGAATGGACTTACAGTGCGTATTTACCTTATCCGGGATTTCAAAAAGCTCCTGGTGCTTTGGGTGAATACAATGGAAAATTTATGAGTAATCAGAATGTACTTCGAGGGGCATCCGTTGCAACGCCAGAGGGACATAGTCGCAAGACGTATAGAAATTTTTTTCATGCCTCTTGCAGATGGCTTTTTTCAGGAATAAGACTAGTAAAATAA
- a CDS encoding TrkH family potassium uptake protein, with the protein MRLISDSPDSKVLLKKKLFSFNAQLLRILSFAAFSLLVYDLGFEKEIQTGFLGILYNIFLLSISCSFTLRLFSKTERYSTARYLVEIFIILFLLLVSLANFGLIQFDNTIIIGNLPIKSILVNLLIFILFLIELSKLTLSVNQLKIHPALVFILSFLVVIIIGTGMLLLPNATKEGISIIDALFTSTSAVCVTGLIVLDTSSDFTFLGQFIIMILFQVGGLGMMTFTSFFGFFFKGSYSLQNQLFLKDYINEDNIGAINSTLVKIILFTLITEGVAALLIVKIIDQDLFDSMGDQAFFAIFHAISGFCNAGFSILGDGLYEVGFREEYTVHLIIAFTIILGGIGFPVVLGYFNYLQHVVVDTTKMITKDKAYEHAPRVVNVNIRLIVYTTGILLLLGFVTYWIFESEHTLAGLSGYGKFVTAFFGSVTPRTAGFNTVDMSALAMPTILIYLLLMWIGASPGSTGGGLKTSTIAVAVLNVVSIAKGKDRVEIFKRQLSAETLRKAFAVILLSFLVIGLGVFFVVLFDPQLPLVSVAFEIFSAFSTVGLSLGITGDLSTGSKIVVTIIMFLGRVGTLTVLVAFVRKARTLRYKYPEEGVFIT; encoded by the coding sequence TTGCGACTCATTTCTGATAGCCCCGATAGTAAAGTTCTGTTAAAAAAGAAACTCTTTTCATTCAATGCCCAATTATTGCGGATATTGAGTTTTGCTGCTTTTTCCTTGTTGGTATATGACTTGGGCTTTGAAAAAGAAATCCAAACTGGCTTTTTGGGAATCTTATACAATATTTTTTTATTATCTATCTCATGTAGCTTTACACTGAGGCTATTCTCCAAAACAGAACGATACAGTACTGCTCGGTACTTGGTAGAGATATTCATTATTCTGTTCTTACTACTCGTCTCATTAGCCAACTTTGGATTAATTCAATTTGACAATACGATCATCATCGGTAACCTCCCCATTAAATCTATATTGGTGAATTTACTGATTTTTATCCTTTTCCTGATTGAACTTAGTAAGCTTACATTATCAGTAAACCAATTAAAAATTCACCCTGCCTTAGTCTTCATTTTGAGTTTCTTAGTGGTAATTATCATAGGAACAGGCATGCTGCTATTACCAAATGCAACGAAAGAAGGCATCAGCATAATTGACGCGCTATTTACCTCAACCTCGGCGGTGTGTGTGACTGGATTGATAGTCTTGGACACCTCATCAGATTTTACATTTCTAGGGCAATTCATTATTATGATCCTCTTTCAAGTTGGTGGCTTAGGAATGATGACCTTCACTTCATTTTTTGGCTTTTTCTTTAAAGGTTCCTATTCATTACAAAATCAACTCTTTTTAAAAGATTACATCAACGAAGATAATATTGGCGCTATCAACTCTACTTTAGTAAAAATAATTTTGTTTACCCTAATTACTGAAGGGGTAGCTGCCTTATTGATCGTTAAAATCATCGATCAAGATCTTTTTGACAGCATGGGTGACCAAGCCTTTTTTGCTATTTTTCATGCCATTTCAGGATTTTGCAATGCGGGCTTCTCCATTCTTGGAGATGGACTATACGAGGTAGGTTTCAGAGAAGAGTACACCGTTCATTTGATTATTGCTTTCACGATTATTTTGGGAGGGATCGGGTTTCCCGTAGTCCTTGGATATTTCAATTACCTTCAACATGTCGTCGTTGATACGACCAAGATGATTACAAAAGATAAAGCCTATGAACATGCCCCTCGGGTGGTGAATGTCAATATACGCTTGATTGTTTACACCACAGGAATATTGCTTTTGCTAGGCTTTGTGACCTATTGGATTTTTGAATCCGAGCATACGCTAGCAGGCCTCTCAGGCTATGGCAAATTTGTAACTGCTTTTTTTGGGAGCGTAACTCCCCGAACAGCCGGATTCAATACCGTAGATATGTCTGCATTGGCTATGCCTACTATTTTGATTTACCTTTTACTCATGTGGATTGGTGCATCACCTGGATCCACAGGGGGTGGATTGAAGACTAGTACCATCGCAGTTGCTGTATTAAATGTGGTCAGCATTGCCAAGGGAAAAGACCGGGTGGAGATATTTAAAAGACAGCTATCCGCTGAAACATTGAGAAAAGCTTTTGCCGTGATTTTACTTTCTTTTTTAGTGATTGGACTTGGAGTATTTTTTGTAGTGTTATTTGATCCACAACTGCCATTGGTCAGTGTTGCCTTTGAAATTTTCTCTGCCTTTTCTACCGTGGGACTAAGCCTAGGCATCACTGGAGACTTATCTACAGGAAGTAAAATTGTCGTGACCATCATCATGTTTCTAGGAAGGGTTGGCACCTTAACTGTTCTGGTTGCCTTTGTGCGAAAAGCAAGAACATTACGATATAAGTATCCAGAAGAAGGCGTATTCATTACTTAA
- a CDS encoding GxxExxY protein, with product MTKREVTQLSYEIVGLAIKVHKELGPGLLESVYEHCLRHELLKNGYEVDQQMRVPVIYDSLEMEVNLRVDLLVNKTVVVELKAIENILPVHEAQLLTYMKLLKKPQGLLINFFTDNITRSKKPFVNEYFAQLPE from the coding sequence ATGACAAAACGAGAGGTAACTCAGCTATCTTATGAAATTGTGGGGCTTGCAATTAAAGTTCATAAAGAATTGGGTCCAGGATTGCTTGAGAGTGTTTATGAGCATTGTCTACGGCACGAACTTTTAAAAAATGGTTACGAAGTTGATCAGCAAATGCGGGTTCCTGTAATTTATGACTCCTTGGAGATGGAAGTCAATTTAAGGGTCGATTTGCTGGTAAATAAAACGGTAGTGGTAGAATTGAAAGCCATAGAGAATATACTTCCGGTCCACGAAGCGCAATTATTGACTTACATGAAGCTTCTAAAGAAGCCACAGGGACTTTTGATCAATTTCTTCACTGATAACATTACACGTAGCAAAAAACCTTTTGTGAATGAATACTTTGCACAACTCCCTGAATGA
- a CDS encoding BCCT family transporter: MILKALSQPQKVTKILIGSFCLAFLGFGFLFPESFKQNLGQLSAFLLQGFGFYYLVLGLFSVLLLLFLACTKIGNIRLGGETPDYNWFSWIAMLYSTGMGAGLLLRAVQEPVYYYQSPPRDSSLSKADFALEYTFFHWGLTPWAFYGLFGLIMAYIMFVKNQPALSSSLLAGKSQQSIIGVLMNVLTIICTLLGVVAALGLGGRQLLEAMGGLWGFSPAPLEAIYVVIVVCMLATVSALLGLKAGIRNISNLTIGLALVLMIFVAYSGWQKGVSFGFLTTLTTYLYEFVPMSLNLGGLQVKAEFMKDWTYFYWAFWLAWAPFTGVFIARISKGRKIRDFILAVLIIPSLGTFCWFTVFGQQAFYLLESGIADAGDFGSIYTAIFRFFDYLPFAALTKGISLFLVFTFLITSVDSAIFVLSMFSDAGKQEPLKKFRWTWGLLIGLFTIVLFLIGQESLLEAVSQLLIVCALPFSGMFLGMAFYFLRLLFWKDTKHE, encoded by the coding sequence ATGATTTTAAAAGCGTTGAGCCAACCTCAAAAAGTAACTAAAATTTTGATCGGGAGCTTTTGCTTGGCATTCTTGGGTTTTGGCTTTCTATTCCCTGAATCATTCAAACAAAACTTGGGTCAGTTGTCAGCCTTTTTATTGCAGGGCTTTGGATTTTACTATTTAGTATTGGGACTTTTTTCTGTCCTGCTTTTACTATTTCTTGCCTGTACAAAAATTGGTAATATCCGTCTTGGCGGAGAAACGCCAGATTACAACTGGTTTAGTTGGATAGCCATGTTATACAGTACTGGTATGGGGGCAGGTCTTTTGCTTCGTGCAGTACAGGAACCTGTTTACTATTACCAAAGTCCCCCTAGAGACTCTTCACTTTCAAAGGCGGATTTTGCCTTGGAATATACTTTTTTTCATTGGGGCTTGACCCCTTGGGCCTTTTACGGTCTTTTTGGATTGATCATGGCCTATATCATGTTTGTAAAAAATCAACCAGCATTAAGTTCCTCTCTTTTAGCGGGAAAATCCCAACAATCCATCATAGGGGTACTGATGAATGTTTTGACGATCATATGCACTCTTTTGGGTGTCGTGGCAGCATTAGGGCTTGGTGGGCGGCAGTTGCTGGAAGCAATGGGGGGCTTGTGGGGGTTTTCTCCGGCTCCCTTAGAAGCAATTTACGTGGTCATTGTGGTATGCATGTTAGCGACCGTATCGGCACTTCTCGGACTGAAAGCAGGCATCAGAAATATCTCCAACCTTACTATTGGTCTCGCATTAGTTCTCATGATTTTTGTTGCCTACTCTGGCTGGCAAAAAGGAGTTAGTTTTGGCTTTTTGACCACCTTGACGACTTATCTGTATGAGTTTGTACCCATGAGTCTCAATTTGGGTGGACTTCAAGTAAAGGCAGAATTTATGAAAGATTGGACGTATTTCTACTGGGCATTTTGGTTGGCTTGGGCTCCTTTTACGGGTGTCTTTATTGCAAGAATTTCCAAAGGAAGAAAGATTCGGGATTTTATTCTAGCAGTTTTGATTATTCCCTCATTAGGTACTTTTTGTTGGTTTACTGTTTTTGGTCAGCAGGCTTTTTACTTACTGGAATCGGGAATTGCTGATGCGGGGGATTTTGGGTCCATCTACACTGCTATATTCCGGTTTTTTGACTACTTACCATTTGCAGCTCTGACAAAAGGTATTTCACTTTTTTTGGTTTTTACCTTCTTGATTACCTCCGTAGACTCTGCCATTTTCGTATTGAGTATGTTTAGCGATGCTGGCAAGCAAGAGCCTTTGAAGAAGTTTAGGTGGACATGGGGACTATTGATAGGTTTATTTACCATTGTCTTGTTTTTGATAGGCCAAGAATCATTATTGGAAGCTGTATCTCAGCTTTTAATAGTATGTGCTCTTCCTTTTAGTGGGATGTTTTTGGGCATGGCGTTTTATTTTCTTAGATTGTTGTTTTGGAAAGATACGAAGCATGAATAG